From a region of the Geothrix sp. 21YS21S-2 genome:
- a CDS encoding amidohydrolase: MPIHALPPPPAIQVLLGAEVWSGDGASRPGQAVALRGGRILAAGPSAEVLQKYPAARRIELPGGTLLPGFIEGHAHVLGLGLMDQQADLASVPSLAAALERVRAWAAQRKGWVEGRGWDQNLWPTRTFPTAKDLDAVTGDRPAALERVDGHALWVNSAALKAAGITRATPDPQGGSILRDAAGEPTGILVDGAADLIAKVRPAPSPAAVEAALAVGLDRLRRLGFTSVADMGVDRATLEAYRRLAKAGKLPIRVFAYLSHDMKLMLQELRRARSPKTAFLQVQGVKFYLDGALGSRGARLLEPYADAPTTGIWTTDPVRVAADVKATVRAGYQPAIHAIGDAANRKALDIFAKLPRRPALPPRIEHAQIVTAEDAARFGPLGVVASIQPVHCTDDHAWTPARLGPARVDEAFPWRTFLQGGALLALGSDAPVADANPFVGIVSAETRQDAALDPPGGFLPAQRLTRAEAVRGYTSGNARALGHADLGVIQAGATADLIWVQAPLMTLTPAEVRKLKPGRLWVNGTELTEKP, from the coding sequence ATGCCCATCCACGCCCTCCCCCCTCCTCCCGCCATCCAGGTCCTGCTGGGGGCGGAGGTGTGGTCCGGCGACGGGGCGTCCCGCCCCGGTCAGGCCGTGGCCCTTCGCGGAGGCCGGATCCTGGCCGCCGGTCCCAGCGCCGAGGTGCTCCAGAAATACCCCGCGGCCCGCAGGATCGAGCTGCCCGGAGGCACCCTCCTGCCGGGCTTCATCGAAGGCCACGCCCACGTGCTGGGGCTGGGTCTCATGGATCAGCAGGCGGACCTCGCCTCCGTGCCGAGCCTGGCGGCCGCGCTGGAGCGGGTGCGCGCCTGGGCCGCCCAGCGCAAGGGCTGGGTCGAGGGCCGGGGCTGGGACCAGAACCTTTGGCCCACCAGGACCTTCCCCACCGCGAAGGACCTGGACGCCGTCACGGGCGACCGGCCCGCGGCCCTGGAGCGGGTGGACGGCCACGCCCTCTGGGTCAATTCCGCGGCGCTGAAGGCCGCCGGCATCACCCGCGCCACGCCGGATCCCCAGGGCGGCAGCATCCTCCGGGACGCCGCGGGCGAACCCACCGGCATCCTCGTGGACGGCGCCGCGGACCTGATCGCCAAGGTCCGCCCCGCCCCCTCCCCCGCGGCCGTGGAGGCCGCGCTGGCCGTGGGCCTGGACCGCCTGCGCAGGCTGGGCTTCACCTCCGTCGCGGACATGGGCGTGGACCGCGCGACCCTGGAGGCCTACCGCCGCCTGGCCAAGGCCGGCAAGCTCCCCATCCGCGTCTTCGCGTACCTCTCCCACGACATGAAGCTCATGCTCCAGGAACTGCGCCGGGCGCGGAGCCCCAAGACCGCCTTCCTGCAGGTGCAGGGCGTCAAGTTCTACCTCGACGGGGCCCTGGGCAGCCGCGGCGCCCGGCTCCTGGAGCCCTACGCCGACGCGCCCACCACGGGCATCTGGACCACCGATCCCGTGAGGGTGGCCGCGGACGTGAAGGCCACCGTGCGCGCCGGTTACCAGCCCGCCATCCACGCCATCGGCGACGCCGCCAACCGCAAGGCCCTGGACATTTTCGCGAAGCTTCCCCGCCGGCCGGCCCTGCCCCCGCGCATCGAGCACGCCCAGATCGTCACCGCCGAGGACGCGGCCCGCTTCGGTCCCCTGGGCGTGGTGGCGAGCATCCAGCCCGTCCACTGCACCGACGACCACGCCTGGACCCCCGCACGCCTGGGTCCCGCCCGGGTGGACGAGGCCTTCCCCTGGCGCACCTTCCTGCAAGGCGGCGCGCTCCTGGCCCTGGGCAGCGACGCGCCCGTGGCCGACGCCAATCCTTTCGTGGGCATCGTTTCCGCGGAAACCCGGCAGGACGCGGCCCTGGATCCGCCCGGAGGCTTCCTCCCCGCCCAGCGCCTCACCCGGGCGGAGGCGGTGCGGGGCTACACCAGCGGCAACGCCCGCGCCCTGGGGCACGCCGACCTGGGCGTCATCCAGGCGGGGGCCACCGCGGACCTGATCTGGGTGCAGGCGCCGCTGATGACCCTCACGCCCGCCGAGGTGCGCAAGCTGAAACCCGGCCGCCTCTGGGTGAACGGAACCGAGCTGACGGAGAAGCCATGA
- a CDS encoding molybdopterin oxidoreductase family protein: MAHLPTDASRLRAEFGPHLNTAPPGGWDADLRPERIVETHCCFCGQQCGIKLKVAGNKVVGFDPWEEFPFNKGKLCPKGVKRYLQGAHPDRLLHAMKRTDSGFVPMGWDEAMERTVTEITRIQETYGKDAFAMLSGVSLTNEKSYLAGKFARLGLGTRNLDYNGRLCMVSAGAGNKKAFGVDRAANSWEDIPLADVIWVSGANVAECAPITTDYIWRARDRGARLIVVDPRITPLARTADLALPLRPGTDSALTNGILHLLDKWNLVDRDFVRDHTSGFEAALEAARDCTPEWTSAVTGLPAAAIEKAARMWGEAATSFLLHARGIEHQSKGVENVNSCINIVLATGRIGRPGCGYATITGQGNGQGGREHGHKCDQLPGNRDIENPGHRAHICGVWGCTDEELPRKGLSAQEIMNEIHEGGIKGLLCLCFNPVVSLPDSTFTREALEKLEFFVSLDFFLSETAQHADIVFPSALHEEDDGTSTSAEGRVIRIRKAVEPPGDARTDWEIMVELARRLGKGKFFDHFTSPEAIFQELRRASSGGTADYGGITYEKIEKQMGVFWPCPTEDHPGTPRLFEGGRFFHPDGRAKFIPTPWRPPMEVVDAEYPVWLTTGRVVFHYLSGTQTRRIGFLVEQCPHPYVEIHPRLARNLGIAEGDAVSVATRRGELVLPAKLVTTIRPDTVFIPYHWPGNLGANRLTARNLDPVSRIPEFKVSACRLARTTPDRFPPELLELMAAGKGA, from the coding sequence ATGGCCCATCTGCCCACCGACGCCAGCCGCCTCCGGGCCGAATTCGGCCCCCACCTCAACACGGCCCCTCCCGGCGGCTGGGACGCGGACCTCCGCCCCGAGAGGATCGTGGAGACCCACTGCTGCTTCTGCGGCCAGCAGTGCGGCATCAAGCTCAAGGTCGCCGGCAACAAGGTGGTGGGCTTCGACCCCTGGGAGGAGTTCCCCTTCAACAAGGGCAAGCTCTGCCCCAAGGGCGTCAAGCGCTACCTGCAGGGGGCCCACCCCGACCGGCTCCTGCACGCCATGAAGCGCACGGATTCGGGCTTCGTGCCCATGGGCTGGGACGAGGCCATGGAGCGCACCGTCACGGAGATCACGCGCATCCAGGAGACGTACGGCAAGGACGCCTTCGCCATGCTCAGCGGCGTGAGCCTCACCAACGAGAAGAGCTACCTCGCCGGCAAGTTCGCGCGCCTGGGCCTGGGCACCCGGAACCTCGACTACAACGGCCGCCTGTGCATGGTGAGCGCCGGCGCCGGCAACAAGAAGGCCTTCGGCGTGGACCGGGCGGCCAACTCCTGGGAGGACATCCCCCTGGCCGACGTGATCTGGGTCTCCGGGGCCAACGTGGCCGAGTGCGCGCCCATCACCACCGACTACATCTGGCGGGCCCGGGACCGCGGGGCCAGGCTCATCGTGGTGGACCCCCGCATCACGCCCCTGGCCCGCACCGCCGACCTGGCCCTGCCCCTCAGGCCCGGCACCGACTCGGCGCTGACCAACGGCATCCTCCACCTCCTGGACAAATGGAACCTCGTGGACCGCGACTTCGTGCGGGACCACACCAGCGGCTTCGAGGCGGCCCTGGAGGCGGCGAGGGACTGCACCCCCGAGTGGACCAGCGCCGTCACCGGCCTGCCCGCGGCCGCCATCGAGAAGGCCGCGCGCATGTGGGGCGAGGCCGCCACCAGCTTCCTCCTCCACGCCCGCGGCATCGAGCACCAGTCCAAGGGCGTGGAGAACGTCAACTCCTGCATCAACATCGTCCTGGCCACGGGGCGCATCGGCCGGCCCGGGTGCGGCTACGCCACGATCACGGGCCAGGGCAACGGCCAGGGCGGCCGCGAGCACGGCCACAAGTGCGACCAGCTCCCCGGCAATAGGGACATCGAGAACCCCGGGCACCGCGCCCACATCTGCGGCGTGTGGGGCTGCACGGACGAGGAGCTCCCCCGCAAGGGCCTCAGCGCCCAGGAGATCATGAACGAGATCCACGAGGGCGGCATCAAGGGCCTCCTCTGCCTGTGCTTCAACCCCGTGGTCAGCCTGCCGGACTCCACCTTCACCCGGGAGGCCCTGGAGAAGCTGGAGTTCTTCGTGTCCCTGGACTTCTTCCTGTCCGAGACCGCCCAGCACGCCGACATCGTCTTCCCCTCGGCCCTCCACGAGGAGGACGACGGCACCTCCACCAGCGCCGAGGGCCGCGTCATCCGCATCCGCAAGGCCGTGGAGCCCCCCGGGGACGCCCGCACGGACTGGGAGATCATGGTGGAACTGGCCCGCCGCCTGGGGAAGGGGAAGTTCTTCGACCACTTCACGTCCCCCGAGGCGATCTTCCAGGAGCTGCGCAGGGCCTCCTCGGGCGGCACCGCGGACTACGGCGGCATCACCTACGAAAAGATCGAGAAGCAGATGGGCGTCTTCTGGCCCTGCCCCACCGAGGACCACCCCGGCACCCCGCGCCTGTTCGAAGGGGGGAGGTTCTTCCACCCCGACGGCCGCGCGAAGTTCATCCCCACGCCCTGGCGGCCCCCCATGGAGGTGGTGGACGCGGAGTACCCCGTGTGGCTCACCACGGGCCGGGTGGTCTTCCACTACCTCTCGGGCACCCAGACCCGGCGCATCGGGTTCCTGGTGGAACAGTGCCCCCACCCCTACGTGGAGATCCACCCCCGCCTTGCAAGGAATCTCGGCATCGCCGAAGGCGACGCGGTCTCGGTCGCCACCCGCCGGGGCGAACTGGTGCTGCCCGCCAAGCTCGTCACCACCATCCGTCCGGACACCGTCTTCATCCCCTACCACTGGCCCGGGAACCTGGGCGCCAACCGCCTCACGGCCCGGAACCTGGACCCCGTGAGCCGGATCCCCGAATTCAAGGTGAGCGCCTGCCGCCTCGCGCGCACCACGCCGGACCGCTTCCCGCCCGAGCTCCTGGAGCTCATGGCCGCCGGAAAGGGGGCGTGA
- a CDS encoding 4Fe-4S dicluster domain-containing protein: MVSEEFGFFIDPQRCIGCRSCVAACAECGTHRGVSMIHLDELDRLASTQTGPTVCMHCEDPICAMSCPADAIKRTEDGVVHASQKPRCVACQNCELSCPFGVPIVLPGLEQMLKCDLCYDRSSVGLKPMCATVCPSQALLFVPKHEVAALRGSKPLREFRIGALTIRTRNAIMVPDPEIPLNLDASILIEGDL; this comes from the coding sequence ATGGTCAGCGAGGAGTTCGGCTTCTTCATCGACCCCCAGCGCTGCATCGGCTGCCGGTCCTGCGTGGCGGCCTGCGCGGAGTGCGGCACCCACCGCGGCGTCTCCATGATCCACCTGGACGAGCTGGACCGCCTGGCCTCCACCCAGACCGGGCCCACCGTGTGCATGCACTGCGAGGACCCCATCTGCGCCATGAGCTGCCCCGCCGACGCCATCAAGCGCACCGAGGACGGCGTGGTGCACGCCAGCCAGAAGCCCCGGTGCGTCGCGTGCCAGAACTGCGAGCTGAGCTGCCCCTTCGGCGTGCCCATCGTGCTGCCCGGCCTGGAGCAGATGCTCAAGTGCGACCTGTGCTACGACCGGAGCTCCGTCGGCCTGAAACCCATGTGCGCCACCGTGTGTCCCAGCCAGGCCCTGCTCTTCGTGCCGAAGCACGAGGTGGCCGCCCTGCGCGGCTCGAAGCCCCTGCGGGAGTTCCGGATCGGCGCCCTGACGATCCGCACCCGCAACGCGATCATGGTGCCCGACCCGGAGATCCCCCTGAACCTGGATGCCTCGATCCTCATCGAAGGAGACCTCTGA
- a CDS encoding ubiquinol-cytochrome c reductase iron-sulfur subunit: MAGWKSLFPVDLAEEGRLSRREFARFLALVSAGFTGGIGYLGLRKKPLDGAPAAPADAPRELRLCRADDVAPGNSYLFTYRDPQDRCILVRTPGDQWRAYRQTCTHLGCAVRWDGKGLECPCHNGRFEVVQGFPTAGPPTRPLSRLHVELRDGDIWVVGDLPKPGEGSPA; the protein is encoded by the coding sequence ATGGCCGGCTGGAAATCGCTTTTCCCCGTGGATCTGGCCGAGGAGGGACGGCTCTCCCGGCGGGAGTTCGCGCGGTTCCTGGCCCTGGTGAGCGCCGGCTTCACCGGCGGCATCGGCTACCTGGGCCTCCGGAAGAAGCCTTTGGACGGCGCCCCCGCCGCCCCCGCCGACGCCCCCCGGGAGCTCCGCCTCTGCCGCGCCGACGACGTGGCCCCCGGCAACAGCTACCTGTTCACCTACCGCGACCCCCAGGACCGCTGCATCCTCGTGCGCACCCCCGGGGACCAGTGGCGCGCCTACCGCCAGACCTGCACCCACCTGGGCTGCGCCGTGCGCTGGGACGGCAAGGGCCTGGAGTGCCCCTGCCACAACGGCCGCTTCGAGGTTGTACAGGGCTTCCCCACCGCGGGCCCTCCGACCCGACCTCTGTCCCGCCTGCACGTGGAACTGCGCGACGGCGACATCTGGGTCGTGGGGGACCTGCCCAAGCCCGGAGAAGGGAGCCCCGCATGA
- the cbiQ gene encoding cobalt ECF transporter T component CbiQ, whose protein sequence is MTGLASLLHFGTLDDLAQGDSAVHRLDPRAKLLATGLFIVTVASFGRYEVAALVPFALFPAALMALGGIPAGFIGRRMLAALPFVLLLGALNPVLDRAPLITLGPVAVSGGWVSFASILLRFALTVGAALVLVATTSMDGVCLGLERLGAPRAFAQQVAFLHRYAFVLGSETLRIHRARTLRAFGRKLAPGEFATLAGHLLLRAWDRARRIHMAMLSRGFTGHFPEPRPLAWKARDLLFTVLCAASFAALRFWNLPRILGDLLTGGAA, encoded by the coding sequence GTGACCGGCCTCGCGTCCCTCCTCCACTTCGGCACCCTCGACGACCTCGCCCAGGGCGACAGTGCCGTGCACCGCCTGGACCCCCGGGCCAAGCTCTTGGCCACGGGCCTGTTCATCGTCACGGTGGCCTCCTTCGGGCGGTACGAGGTGGCGGCCCTGGTGCCCTTCGCCCTCTTTCCCGCCGCGCTCATGGCCCTGGGCGGCATCCCGGCCGGCTTCATCGGGAGGCGGATGCTGGCGGCCCTGCCCTTCGTGCTGCTCCTGGGGGCCCTCAACCCCGTGCTGGACCGCGCGCCCCTGATCACCCTGGGTCCCGTGGCGGTGTCGGGGGGCTGGGTGTCCTTCGCCTCGATCCTCCTGCGCTTCGCCCTCACCGTGGGCGCGGCGCTGGTGCTGGTGGCCACCACCAGCATGGACGGCGTATGCCTGGGCCTGGAGCGCCTGGGGGCGCCGCGGGCCTTCGCGCAGCAGGTGGCCTTCCTCCACCGCTACGCCTTCGTCCTGGGCTCGGAGACATTGCGCATCCACCGCGCCAGGACCCTGCGGGCCTTCGGGAGGAAGCTCGCCCCGGGCGAGTTCGCCACCCTGGCCGGGCACCTCCTGCTGCGGGCCTGGGACCGGGCCCGGCGCATCCACATGGCCATGCTCAGCCGGGGCTTCACCGGCCACTTCCCGGAACCCCGGCCCCTGGCCTGGAAGGCGCGCGACCTCCTGTTCACCGTCCTGTGCGCCGCGTCCTTCGCCGCGCTGAGGTTCTGGAACCTGCCGCGGATCCTCGGCGACCTGCTCACCGGAGGCGCGGCATGA
- the rpe gene encoding ribulose-phosphate 3-epimerase, with translation MKRPLPLLAPSILSADFARLAESLQVLGDRCVVHVDVMDGRFVPNITLGMPVVAALRRETRLPLDCHLMIVEPAKYALEFVKAGADWVSIHQEADPHAHRTLTAIREAGAKAGIVLNPGTPVETLTDLVGVFDFVLLMSVNPGFGGQSFIPRVLDKVRRLDALRKERDASFFIQVDGGVGPGNAGALVAAGADVLVAGNAVFKAADPRAAISSLLSAMDI, from the coding sequence ATGAAGCGACCCCTCCCCCTCCTCGCCCCTTCCATCCTGTCGGCGGATTTCGCCCGGCTGGCGGAGAGCCTCCAGGTGCTCGGCGACCGGTGCGTCGTGCACGTGGACGTCATGGACGGCCGCTTCGTGCCGAACATCACGCTGGGCATGCCCGTGGTGGCCGCGCTGCGCAGGGAGACGAGGCTGCCCCTGGACTGCCACCTGATGATCGTGGAACCCGCGAAGTACGCCCTGGAGTTCGTGAAGGCCGGCGCGGACTGGGTCTCCATCCACCAGGAGGCGGACCCCCACGCCCATCGCACCCTCACCGCCATCCGCGAGGCCGGCGCCAAGGCCGGCATCGTCCTCAACCCCGGCACGCCCGTGGAGACGCTCACGGACCTGGTGGGGGTCTTCGATTTCGTGCTCCTCATGAGCGTGAATCCCGGATTCGGGGGGCAGTCGTTCATCCCCCGGGTGCTGGACAAGGTGCGGCGCCTCGATGCGCTCAGGAAGGAACGCGACGCGTCCTTCTTCATCCAGGTGGACGGGGGCGTGGGCCCCGGCAACGCCGGCGCCCTGGTGGCCGCGGGCGCGGATGTCCTGGTGGCCGGCAACGCCGTTTTCAAGGCTGCCGACCCCCGGGCGGCTATCTCCAGCCTCCTGAGTGCTATGGATATCTAA
- a CDS encoding DUF6755 family protein, producing MNRSVFTGAALAVVLLIVLIQTYLFETVLGAVLDGQRGMLAGAFIVSLLLTAVALVLAFKAKDLDNRN from the coding sequence ATGAACCGCTCCGTCTTCACGGGCGCCGCGCTGGCCGTGGTGCTGCTGATCGTGCTGATCCAGACCTATCTTTTCGAGACCGTCCTGGGCGCCGTCCTGGACGGCCAGCGGGGGATGCTGGCCGGGGCCTTCATCGTGTCCCTCCTGTTGACCGCCGTGGCGCTCGTGTTGGCCTTCAAGGCGAAAGACCTGGACAACAGGAATTGA
- a CDS encoding energy-coupling factor ABC transporter ATP-binding protein: MTRPIIEAADLRYRYPDGTEALRGVTFRVLPGESVALVGANGAGKSTLLQHLIGTVFPSSGALEVGGHPVDPAHLPELRRRVGMVFHDPDDQLFMPTVAQDVAFGPQNLGLAPAEVEARVRAALETVDALALAKKPPYRLSSGEKRRVAIATALAMEPEILVMDEPTSGLDPRSRRHLAELLKVFGHTMVIATHDLDLVMDLCPRTLVIHEGTLMADGPTREIFRDERLLATCRLEKPLSMQGCPICGAS; the protein is encoded by the coding sequence ATGACGCGGCCCATCATCGAGGCGGCGGACCTCCGCTACCGCTACCCCGACGGCACCGAGGCCCTGCGCGGCGTCACGTTCCGGGTCCTGCCGGGCGAGTCGGTGGCCCTGGTGGGCGCCAACGGCGCGGGCAAGTCCACCCTGCTCCAGCACCTCATCGGCACGGTGTTCCCCTCGAGCGGCGCGCTCGAGGTGGGAGGCCACCCCGTCGATCCGGCCCATCTCCCGGAGCTGCGCCGGCGCGTGGGCATGGTCTTCCACGATCCCGACGACCAGCTCTTCATGCCCACCGTGGCCCAGGACGTGGCCTTCGGCCCCCAGAACCTGGGCCTGGCGCCCGCCGAGGTGGAGGCGCGGGTGCGTGCGGCCCTGGAGACCGTGGACGCCCTGGCGCTTGCGAAGAAGCCCCCCTACCGTCTGTCGTCGGGCGAGAAGCGCCGCGTGGCCATCGCCACCGCCCTGGCCATGGAGCCCGAGATCCTCGTCATGGACGAGCCCACCTCGGGCCTGGACCCCCGCAGCCGGCGCCACCTGGCCGAGCTCCTGAAGGTCTTCGGCCACACCATGGTCATCGCCACCCACGACCTGGACCTGGTCATGGACCTCTGCCCGCGCACCCTGGTGATCCACGAGGGGACCCTCATGGCCGACGGGCCCACCCGGGAGATCTTCCGGGACGAGCGGCTCCTGGCCACCTGCCGGCTGGAGAAGCCCCTTTCCATGCAGGGCTGCCCGATTTGCGGAGCGTCTTGA
- a CDS encoding PAS domain S-box protein: protein MFDTGAHLRKVRKKYNLTLDQLAGRSGIDRGTISRIELGHVSPRIDTIDCLCRAMNTTLPEFFGHGDLWTGAPDAAPQAGPVRDFRAGAETSNPEADLYWPVPKAMWQSLVDVVERFEALLAHSSELVLVLDSQGRIIYLSPGGENLLGHKRAEVLGLSVLDIIHADDRLRFQAALLGEGPGSATSRNFRLRHRNGEWLAFECTLTDHLKSPSIRAKIVNAALA, encoded by the coding sequence ATGTTCGATACGGGTGCACACCTAAGGAAAGTCAGGAAAAAATACAACCTGACGCTGGATCAGCTTGCAGGCAGGAGCGGAATCGACCGGGGCACCATCAGCCGGATCGAACTGGGCCATGTGTCCCCACGCATCGACACCATCGACTGCCTCTGCAGGGCCATGAACACCACCCTGCCGGAATTCTTCGGCCACGGGGACCTGTGGACGGGCGCCCCGGACGCCGCACCCCAGGCGGGACCCGTCCGGGACTTCCGGGCGGGCGCCGAGACCTCCAACCCGGAGGCCGACCTCTACTGGCCCGTGCCCAAGGCCATGTGGCAGAGCCTCGTGGATGTGGTGGAGCGCTTCGAGGCGCTCCTCGCCCACAGCAGCGAACTGGTGCTCGTCCTGGACTCCCAGGGCCGGATCATCTACCTTTCCCCCGGCGGGGAGAACCTCCTGGGGCACAAGCGCGCCGAGGTGCTGGGCCTGTCGGTGCTCGACATCATCCACGCCGACGACCGCCTCCGCTTCCAGGCTGCCCTGCTGGGCGAGGGCCCCGGGTCGGCGACCTCCCGGAACTTCCGGCTGCGGCACAGAAACGGCGAATGGCTCGCCTTCGAGTGCACCCTCACGGACCACCTCAAGAGCCCCTCCATCCGGGCGAAGATCGTGAACGCGGCCCTGGCCTGA
- a CDS encoding MFS transporter, protein MPKITSWNPEDPAAWESGQKAVAWRNLAVSIPALLVAFSVWMFWSILAVRMRDAGFPFPPAQLFTLISIAGLAGATLRIPSAFLVPLAGGRNTVAITTALLIVPALGAGLALRDTHTPFSTFAVLATLSGIGGGNFASSMANIPGFFPKRLAGTALGLNGGLGNLGVSVMQVAIPAVIGVGLFGSLGGKAPLYLANGALVWVPVLALLSVLAWVFMDNLPGQDAEPLGPAVLKILGLHALGLAVSAAGVALLLSFRLGLAAQVGVLLGTILASLGLLKLIPGRVSERLASQFLMFRKPDTWGLTVLYLGTFGSFIGFSGALPLLINVVFGRLPGGMVNTHAPRAMAYAWLGPLVGSLFRPVGGWLADRWKGSHVAQLSFALMGVGALGVAHFVVRAQGAPAPEAFFPPFLGLFLLLFVATGLGNGAVFQMAPQVTAPGMAAPTVGWISAVAAYGSFLVPAIFKIQVDAGTPQRALHLFTAFYAGCIILNAWRYARRQEMGIMAGTPRA, encoded by the coding sequence ATGCCCAAGATCACCTCGTGGAACCCCGAGGACCCCGCCGCCTGGGAGTCCGGGCAGAAGGCCGTCGCCTGGCGGAACCTCGCGGTCTCCATCCCGGCCCTCCTCGTGGCCTTCTCCGTGTGGATGTTCTGGTCCATCCTCGCGGTGCGCATGCGGGACGCGGGGTTCCCGTTCCCGCCCGCGCAGCTCTTCACGCTCATCAGCATCGCGGGGCTGGCGGGTGCCACGCTGCGCATTCCCAGCGCGTTCCTGGTGCCGCTGGCGGGGGGCCGGAACACCGTCGCCATCACCACGGCCCTCCTGATCGTTCCGGCCCTGGGAGCCGGGCTGGCGCTGCGGGACACCCACACGCCCTTCTCGACCTTCGCCGTCCTGGCCACCCTCTCGGGCATCGGCGGGGGGAACTTCGCCTCCAGCATGGCCAACATCCCGGGATTCTTCCCCAAGCGCCTGGCGGGAACGGCCCTGGGGCTCAACGGCGGGCTGGGGAACCTGGGGGTCAGCGTCATGCAGGTGGCGATCCCCGCGGTCATCGGCGTGGGGCTCTTCGGTTCCCTGGGCGGCAAGGCGCCCCTCTACCTGGCCAACGGCGCCCTGGTGTGGGTGCCCGTGCTGGCCCTGCTCTCCGTGCTGGCGTGGGTGTTCATGGACAACCTGCCGGGACAGGACGCCGAGCCCCTCGGGCCCGCGGTCCTCAAGATCCTGGGCCTCCACGCGCTGGGGCTGGCGGTCTCGGCCGCGGGCGTGGCGCTGCTGCTGTCGTTCAGGCTGGGCCTGGCGGCCCAGGTGGGCGTGCTGCTGGGGACCATCCTGGCCTCCCTGGGGCTGCTCAAGCTCATCCCCGGGCGCGTCAGCGAACGGCTCGCCTCCCAGTTCCTGATGTTCCGCAAGCCCGACACCTGGGGGCTCACGGTCCTCTACCTGGGCACGTTCGGCAGCTTCATCGGGTTCAGCGGCGCCCTGCCCCTGCTCATCAACGTGGTCTTCGGGCGCCTTCCGGGCGGCATGGTGAACACCCACGCGCCCCGCGCCATGGCCTACGCCTGGCTGGGCCCCCTGGTGGGCAGCCTCTTCCGGCCCGTGGGGGGCTGGCTCGCCGACAGATGGAAGGGCAGCCACGTGGCCCAGCTCTCCTTCGCGCTCATGGGCGTCGGCGCCCTGGGCGTGGCGCACTTCGTCGTGCGGGCCCAGGGGGCGCCGGCGCCCGAGGCCTTCTTCCCCCCCTTCCTGGGGCTGTTCCTCCTCCTCTTCGTGGCCACGGGACTGGGCAACGGGGCCGTCTTCCAGATGGCGCCCCAGGTCACGGCCCCGGGCATGGCGGCCCCCACGGTGGGGTGGATCTCGGCGGTGGCGGCCTACGGCAGCTTCCTGGTTCCTGCCATTTTCAAGATCCAGGTGGACGCGGGCACGCCCCAGCGCGCCCTGCACCTGTTCACCGCCTTCTACGCGGGCTGCATCATTCTCAACGCCTGGAGATACGCAAGGCGGCAGGAAATGGGCATAATGGCAGGCACCCCCAGGGCGTAG
- a CDS encoding energy-coupling factor ABC transporter permease, with protein MHMSDALVSPFVGAAFWAVSGTALYRSGQGTSRGTAVSVPLTGVLGAFTFAIQMVNFSIPGTGSSGHLGGGLLLAILLGPQAAFLTLASVLLVQALFFADGGLLALGCNLFNMGFIPAFIAYPLLYRPLAGRARGAATFLAALAALGLGAGAVALETRLSGISSLPFRTFLAALVPIHLVIGLVEGAATVAVVRFLRHARPELVEGEPGGGWKAAALVGLLALFTGGCLSWAASRYPDGLERAVARVAGGEPRAAQDPLHRASARAREAAPMPDYALKGRGEPSRAQTSLAGLLGGAATLALVALAALGLKALRKPA; from the coding sequence ATGCACATGTCCGATGCCCTCGTCTCCCCGTTCGTGGGCGCGGCGTTCTGGGCGGTATCGGGTACGGCCCTCTATCGCAGCGGCCAGGGGACGTCCCGGGGGACGGCCGTCTCGGTCCCCCTCACCGGGGTGCTGGGCGCCTTCACCTTCGCCATCCAGATGGTCAACTTCTCCATCCCGGGCACCGGCTCCAGCGGGCACCTGGGCGGGGGACTCCTGCTGGCCATCCTCCTGGGGCCCCAGGCCGCCTTCCTGACGCTCGCCTCGGTGCTCCTGGTCCAGGCGCTCTTCTTCGCGGACGGCGGCCTCCTGGCGCTGGGGTGCAACCTGTTCAACATGGGTTTCATCCCGGCCTTCATCGCCTACCCCCTGCTCTACCGTCCGCTCGCGGGTCGGGCCCGTGGGGCCGCCACCTTCCTGGCGGCCCTGGCGGCCCTGGGGCTGGGCGCCGGGGCGGTGGCGCTGGAGACGCGCCTCTCCGGCATCTCGTCCCTTCCCTTCCGTACCTTCCTGGCGGCCTTGGTGCCCATCCACCTGGTCATCGGCCTGGTGGAGGGCGCCGCCACGGTGGCGGTGGTGCGGTTCCTCCGCCACGCGCGGCCGGAACTGGTGGAAGGCGAGCCTGGGGGAGGCTGGAAGGCCGCGGCCCTGGTGGGCCTCCTGGCCCTGTTCACGGGCGGTTGCCTCTCCTGGGCCGCCTCGCGCTACCCCGACGGCCTGGAGCGGGCCGTGGCCCGGGTGGCCGGGGGCGAGCCCCGCGCCGCGCAGGATCCTCTGCACCGGGCCTCCGCCCGGGCCCGGGAAGCGGCCCCCATGCCCGACTACGCCCTCAAGGGACGGGGGGAGCCCTCCCGGGCCCAGACGTCCCTGGCGGGGCTCCTGGGCGGCGCGGCGACCCTCGCGCTGGTGGCGCTGGCCGCCCTGGGCCTCAAGGCCCTGCGGAAGCCCGCGTGA